In Candidatus Firestonebacteria bacterium RIFOXYD2_FULL_39_29, the following proteins share a genomic window:
- a CDS encoding phosphate ABC transporter ATP-binding protein produces the protein MSIVEIRNLDLFYGSFHAIKGVNMNIEPNKITSMIGPSGCGKSTLLRCLNRMNDDIEGVKITGEILIEKANILRKTEDLDIDALRRKVGMVFQRPNPFPLTVFENVAFGLRIHKMAKGNELSGVVEESLKAVMLWDDLKDKLENNALNLSLEQRQRLCVARLIAVRPDIILLDEPCSALDPIATTRIEELMIELKKKYTIVIVTHNMQQAARVSDDTGFMLLGDLVEFGKTSQIFTAPKLKKTEDYITGRFG, from the coding sequence ATGTCAATAGTAGAAATCAGGAATCTTGATCTTTTTTACGGTTCTTTTCACGCTATAAAAGGCGTGAATATGAATATTGAGCCCAATAAAATTACTTCTATGATTGGGCCTTCCGGGTGTGGAAAATCAACGCTTCTCCGCTGTTTGAACAGGATGAATGATGATATCGAAGGGGTTAAAATTACAGGAGAAATATTAATTGAGAAAGCTAATATTCTTAGAAAAACAGAGGATCTTGATATTGATGCGTTACGCAGAAAAGTAGGTATGGTCTTCCAGCGGCCGAATCCGTTTCCTTTAACCGTATTTGAGAATGTGGCGTTCGGGCTTCGCATCCATAAAATGGCTAAAGGCAATGAGCTTTCCGGTGTTGTCGAAGAAAGCCTTAAAGCTGTTATGCTCTGGGATGACTTGAAGGATAAGCTTGAGAACAACGCCTTAAATCTCTCTCTGGAACAGCGTCAGCGTCTTTGTGTTGCCCGCCTTATTGCGGTCAGGCCTGATATAATTCTTTTAGACGAACCCTGCTCGGCATTGGATCCAATTGCCACTACCAGAATCGAAGAACTTATGATAGAATTAAAGAAGAAATATACTATTGTTATAGTTACTCACAACATGCAGCAGGCGGCCAGAGTTTCGGATGATACAGGTTTTATGCTGCTCGGTGATCTGGTAGAGTTTGGAAAGACTTCACAGATATTTACAGCTCCGAAGTTGAAGAAGACTGAGGATTATATAACAGGAAGATTCGGGTAA